The Streptomyces bacillaris sequence CGAGAACTGACACTGCCTGATGAAGACTGACACGCAGCGGCCCCGCCCCGGCGCCGCCATCCTGCGGACCGCCCTGCGCCGGAACATCGGCGCCATGATCGCGGGCACCGTCCTGATGGGCCTCTACCAGGCGGCCGAGACCGCGTTCCCCATCGCGCTCGGCATGATCGTCGAGCACACGATGCAGGACCGCAGCCTCGGCTCGCTCGGGGTGTCGATCGGCTCCCTCGCCGTGATCATCACGACGGTCTCCCTGTCGTGGCGGTTCGGCATGCGGGTGCTCCAGAAGGCCAACACGACCGAGGCGCACCGCTGGCGGGTCCAGGTCGCGGCCTGCGGGCTCCAGCCGGTGGCCCGGGACGTGGACGGCCTCAAGTCCGGCGAGATCCTCACCATCGCCACCGAGGACGCCGACCAGACCGCCGACATCATCGAGGTGGTGCCGCTGCTGATCAGCTCCCTGGTCGCGGTGGTCGTGGCGGCGGTCGCGCTGAGCCTGGCCGACATCAGGCTCGGCCTGCTGGTGATCGTGGGGACGGTCGGCATCCTGTCGATCCTCGCGGTGATGTCCGGGCGGATCGGCTCCAGCACCCAGGAACAGCAGGCCAAGGTGGCGCGGGCCGGGGCCAAGGTCGCCGACCTCATCATCGGGCTGCGCCCGCTCCACGGCTTCGGCGGCAACCACGCCGCGTTCGGCTCCTACCGCAAGGTCAGCACCGACGCCAAGCGGCAGGCGATCACCGTCGCCAAGGTGAACGGCGCCTACGCGGGCACCGCCCTGGCCCTCAACGCGGTCCTCGCCGCGGCGGTCTCGCTGACGGCGGGCTGGCTGGCCTTCGGCGGCCAGATCTCCATCGGTGAACTGGTCATGGCCGTGGGCCTCGCGCAGTTCATCATGGAGCCGCTGAAGATGTTCTCGGAGATGCCCAAGTACGTGATGATCGCCCGCGCCTCCGCCGAGCGCATGGCCCTGGTGCTCTCCGCCCCGCCGGTCGCGGCACCCGGGCCCGAACGCCCCGAGCCGGGCGGGGACCTGGAGGTCGACGGCGTACGCCACGGGACCCTGCAAGGGGTGAAGTTCCGCGTCGGGGCGGGGGAGTTCGTGGCGATCGCGCCCTACCAGCCGCGTGCGGCCGCAGACTTGGCCGCCGTGCTCGCCGTGAACGTGCCGCCACCCGCGTACGAGGGAGTGGTCCGGCTCGGCGGCCGGGAGCTGGCGGAGCTGTCGGTGGAGGCGGTCCGGGAACACCTGCTGGTGAACCCGTACGACGCGGAGATCTTCGGCGGCACCCTGCGGACCAACATCGACCCGTCGGGCAGCAGCCGTACGCTCCCCGAGGCCGTCGAGGCGTCCATGCTCACCGATGTCGTCGCCCTCCACCGCGACGGGCTCGACTACGCGGTCCGCGACCGGGGGGCCAACCTCTCCGGCGGGCAGCGCCAGCGGCTCTCCCTGGCCCGCGCGCTGGCCGCCGACACCGACATCCTGGTCCTGCACAACCCGACCACGGCCGTGGACGCGGTCACCGAACAGCTCATCGCCCGCAACATCGCCAAGCTGCGCCGGGGCCGCACCACGCTCGTGATCACCAGCAGCCCGGCGCTCCTGGACGCGGCCGACCGGGTGCTGGTCCTGGACGAGGGGATCATCACCGCAGAGGACACCCACCGCAACCTGCTCGCGGAGGACGAGGCGTACTGCCTGGCGGTGGCGCGGTAGTACCCCACCCGCCCGGGGGCCTCGCTCAGCCCAGCGCCCAGGCCACATCCCGGAGCAGTGCGTGCCGCCAGCCCGCGCGGTCGTGGTCCGAGGCGGACCGGGAGATCCGTACGGTTGCCCCGGCCCGCTCGGTGAGCGACTCGGCCAGCTCGCAGTGGGGCAGCATCCGCGTCTCGTGCTCGCCCACGTCGAACGCGCAGCGCAGCCCGGACAAGTCGGGCCCCTCGCGCAGGAGTCCGGCGATCGTCCCGCCGACCGGCCCGCCCAGCGGGTCCGCCACCTCGTCCGCGCCGGGCGCCCACCAGAACGACCCCGACTGACAGGCGACACGGGAGACCAGCTCCGGGAACGTCACCGCCGCGTAGAGCGCGCTCAGCCCGCCCAGACTCTGCCCGGCGACCACCAGCCGGCCCACATCGGCCGGTACGCCGGACCCGGCCACCAGCGGCAGCAGCTCGTCCCGGACCGCCTCCCACAGCCCGGGGCGGCACCCGAACTCGGCCGACCGGTCCTTCGCCGGCAGGAACACGAGGGTGACGGGCTCCAACTCCCCTGCGGCCACGGCGGATGCGAAGGCGGTCATCGCCGGATGGAGGTACAGCCAGTCGTCCCCGTCCAGCAACAGGACCACCGGGCCGCCACCGCCCACCGGCTGGACGCGCACGGTCCGCCGCCCGCCGAGCCGCTCGCTGCTCCAGCGCAGCCGGGTCTCCGGCAGCGGCAGCACGGCGTCCGGGCCGAGGGCGGGCCAGTGCGGCTGGGGCGGGGCGTCCGGGGTCGCGGCGATGGACCGGTCACCGCCCGCCCCGGCCGGGTTGAGGGGGTCGGCGCGGGGCTCGCCGTCCACCAGGAAGCGGTAGGTCACCCGCAGCCGCGCGGGCAGGGCCACCTCCGCGTACCAGCAGTCCGTGTCCTTCCACCGGAGCAGCGGGACCGGCCCCGACCAGCTCTCGAAGTCCAGGTCGGCCGGGGAGCCCCGCCACAGGAACAGGGTCGTCCAGCCGTCGTCGGCGGGAACGGAGAGCGGGGGCCGGGCCGCCGCCCAGAACGCGTCGGTGCCGGGCTCACCGGGGAGCCCGAAAGGAGTAAAAGGGCTGGTCGCGTCCGCCGCGAGGCGCATGAACATCTCCTTGCGAGAGGGGATGGGGAAGGGCCGGGCCCGCCCTGCATAAGGCGAGCCTAACCTTAGGGGCTTTCGGCCCGGGTTTCCGGACTGCGCCCGGTCCGGGGTCTCGTTAGCGTGAGCACGTAGGGCCCCGCCCCCCTGAGTCGAAGCCCCACGAGCCGAAGGACCATACGATGTCCCCAGCACCGCAGTCGCCGCGAGGCGACATCGGCCGACGCGTCGCGGCGCGCCGCCACCAACTCAGTCTGTCCCGGCAGGACGTGGCCCTGCGGGCGGGTGCCGCGCCCGGCTACATCCAGTACGTGGAGGAGCAGTCCGCCACCCCCGGCATCGGCTTCCTCCTCCGGCTGGCGGACGCGCTGGAGACCACGGTCCAGGAGCTGACCGGCGGGACCGTGGACCTGCCGGGCGGGCTCGGCCGGGCGGCCCGTGAGGCCCGGATGGTCGAACTGGACGAGGCGGAGTGCCGGGAGCTGCTCGGTGACCACGGGGTGGGGCGGGTGGCGCTGACCGGGGGCGACGGGCCGGTGGTCCTGCCGATCAACTACCAGGTGCTGAACGGCGAGGTCATGTTCACCACCGGGGACCGCTCCCCGCTCGCCGGAGCGGCCGGTACGGAGATCGCCTTCGAGACCGACCACCTCGACGACGCCTTCAGCAAGGGCTGGAGCGTGCTGCTCGTGGGGACCGTCCGGGCCGTGGAGGACGAGAGCGAGGCGCTCCGGCTCAGGGAGGCGGCGTACTCGGGACCCTGGGCGGGGGAGGGGCGCGAACACGTCATGATCCTCACGCCCCGGCGCACCACCGGGCGCAGGATCATCGTGGCCGACGCCCCGGAGGACACCCCCTGACCCCGCAGGGTGGATGAACCCGGCTCACTCGAACGGCACGACCGCGACCGGCGCCGGGCTGTGGTGGATCGCTGCGTGCGCGACATGGCCGAGGTGCGGCCCCACCGGGGAGCGCCGGCTGCGCCGCCCCACGATCAGCAGCCCCGCACTCCGGGACGCGTCCACCAGTTCGGCCGCCGCCGGTCCCACCACCGCCCGCTCCGTCACCCGGACGGCCGGGAACTTCTGCCGCCAGGGCCGCACCATGTCGGCCAGCCCCTCCGCGGCCCGCCGGCCCAGCCCGCTGCCGACGCCCGGGTTCAGGATCGCCGCGTACCCGTAGGCGGGCGACGGGGACCAGCTGTGGACGATCCGCAGCTCCTCGTGCCTGCGGGCGGCCTGACCGAAGGCGAAGGCCAGCACCGGGTCGCACGGCTGGTCGATGTCCAGCCCCAGCACGATCCCCGAGGGCGGGCCGTCGGCGCCCGGCACGGACGTGGCCGCCCGGGTGTCCTCCGGGGAGCGCACCAGCACCACCGGCCGCCGCGCCCGGCCGACGACCGCGAGCGACACCGAACCGATCAGGAAGCCGACGACACCGCCGAGCCCCCGCGAACCCAGCACGGTCACCTCGGACTCGTTGGCGGCGGCGGTCAGCTCGGCCGGGGCGCGCCCCCGGGCCATCTCGGTGGTCACTTCGAGCCCGGGGCGCTCGCGCCGGACCCGGTCCACCGTGTTCCGCAGCAGGGTCTCGTACCGCTCGACCAGGGCATCGGCGGAGAGCACCGGCACCTCCGCGGTGATCGGCCACTCCTCCACATGCATCAGGTGCAGCGGAACGTCGAGCAGGGAGGCCTCCTCCGCGGCCCAGCGCGCCGCCGCGAGGCTCTCGGGGGACTCGTCCATTCCGACGGTGACGTGCGCTGTCATGACCAGGGCCTCCTCGGTACGGCGGGCTTCGGTTGCGGAACCACGGATCCAGCCTCCCCGCCCGGGCGGCCGCCGGACAGGGGCCGACAGGGCCGGATCGGGGCCGAAGGGCCCATCTGCGGGGGCCGCCCCGCGGTGCGACCGTGGAGAGGTAGTCCCCTGGCCACCCCCGATGATGGCCGCCCCCGAGGAGGAGCCATGACCAGCGACCTTCCCGACCCCGTGGAACTCGGCGCCGTCGTCGTCGGAGTGGACGCGTCCGAGCAGGCACGGACGGCCGCCCTGTGGGCCGCCGCCGAGGCCGCCCACCGCGGGCAGCCGCTGAACATCGTCCATGCCGCCGACATCGAGGGCCGGTCCGTCCTCACCCCGGCCGAGACCCTCCGGGCCCTGCGG is a genomic window containing:
- a CDS encoding ABC transporter ATP-binding protein, coding for MKTDTQRPRPGAAILRTALRRNIGAMIAGTVLMGLYQAAETAFPIALGMIVEHTMQDRSLGSLGVSIGSLAVIITTVSLSWRFGMRVLQKANTTEAHRWRVQVAACGLQPVARDVDGLKSGEILTIATEDADQTADIIEVVPLLISSLVAVVVAAVALSLADIRLGLLVIVGTVGILSILAVMSGRIGSSTQEQQAKVARAGAKVADLIIGLRPLHGFGGNHAAFGSYRKVSTDAKRQAITVAKVNGAYAGTALALNAVLAAAVSLTAGWLAFGGQISIGELVMAVGLAQFIMEPLKMFSEMPKYVMIARASAERMALVLSAPPVAAPGPERPEPGGDLEVDGVRHGTLQGVKFRVGAGEFVAIAPYQPRAAADLAAVLAVNVPPPAYEGVVRLGGRELAELSVEAVREHLLVNPYDAEIFGGTLRTNIDPSGSSRTLPEAVEASMLTDVVALHRDGLDYAVRDRGANLSGGQRQRLSLARALAADTDILVLHNPTTAVDAVTEQLIARNIAKLRRGRTTLVITSSPALLDAADRVLVLDEGIITAEDTHRNLLAEDEAYCLAVAR
- a CDS encoding alpha/beta hydrolase-fold protein: MFMRLAADATSPFTPFGLPGEPGTDAFWAAARPPLSVPADDGWTTLFLWRGSPADLDFESWSGPVPLLRWKDTDCWYAEVALPARLRVTYRFLVDGEPRADPLNPAGAGGDRSIAATPDAPPQPHWPALGPDAVLPLPETRLRWSSERLGGRRTVRVQPVGGGGPVVLLLDGDDWLYLHPAMTAFASAVAAGELEPVTLVFLPAKDRSAEFGCRPGLWEAVRDELLPLVAGSGVPADVGRLVVAGQSLGGLSALYAAVTFPELVSRVACQSGSFWWAPGADEVADPLGGPVGGTIAGLLREGPDLSGLRCAFDVGEHETRMLPHCELAESLTERAGATVRISRSASDHDRAGWRHALLRDVAWALG
- a CDS encoding helix-turn-helix domain-containing protein, whose protein sequence is MSPAPQSPRGDIGRRVAARRHQLSLSRQDVALRAGAAPGYIQYVEEQSATPGIGFLLRLADALETTVQELTGGTVDLPGGLGRAAREARMVELDEAECRELLGDHGVGRVALTGGDGPVVLPINYQVLNGEVMFTTGDRSPLAGAAGTEIAFETDHLDDAFSKGWSVLLVGTVRAVEDESEALRLREAAYSGPWAGEGREHVMILTPRRTTGRRIIVADAPEDTP
- a CDS encoding universal stress protein; the protein is MTAHVTVGMDESPESLAAARWAAEEASLLDVPLHLMHVEEWPITAEVPVLSADALVERYETLLRNTVDRVRRERPGLEVTTEMARGRAPAELTAAANESEVTVLGSRGLGGVVGFLIGSVSLAVVGRARRPVVLVRSPEDTRAATSVPGADGPPSGIVLGLDIDQPCDPVLAFAFGQAARRHEELRIVHSWSPSPAYGYAAILNPGVGSGLGRRAAEGLADMVRPWRQKFPAVRVTERAVVGPAAAELVDASRSAGLLIVGRRSRRSPVGPHLGHVAHAAIHHSPAPVAVVPFE